Genomic segment of Arachis hypogaea cultivar Tifrunner chromosome 16, arahy.Tifrunner.gnm2.J5K5, whole genome shotgun sequence:
TGCATGTTCAAGGTCTATAGAACGTGGACTAGAAGGATTCATCCTCCTGTCCCTGCTTAACAGCCTCTTCAATGATTTCAGTCTCCCTGTAATGGGagatttcatctcatcttcttCTGCAAACCTGCTTGCAGAAGATGAAGTGATCTCGCTTGGTATATCAATCACCAACGATCCACCGCCATGATGGTGAACTCTGTCACTGCTGCTAGCTGAAGAGGACGAGGACGAAGAAGTAGTAGTTTCTTCCAAAGAAGCACCATTAGAAGAACTCACTTGGGCCTGGTTCCCCCAAACGAAGACATTTGTGGGGAAAGCTGCATCAGAAGAAGATTCGGTGGCAGAGGTCACAGGGTTTCTGCAGAGGGGGCAAGTGGAATGGGATTGGAACCACATATCAATGCAATCCACGTGGAAGCCATGATTGCACTTTGGTAACAACCTCGCCTTTTCCCCCTCTTCAACCTCCGAAAGGCAAACCGCACATTCCATACCTTCCTTGAAATCTTGCGGCTGGAAAACCAACACCGGCAGGGATCTCAGCACAGAAGGCTCAAGGCCTCTTCGGACAGCGCCGGAGCTGGCCGGGTCTTGACCAGGAGCAAACACAAAGCGCCGCCGCCGCCTTCTGGGTTGAGGAATGTTGCTCTCTCCAATGCTCCACCAGAACCATTTGGCGTAGAGATGGAGGAACAGCACGAACACAACCACCATGAACAAGACTATTACGGCCACCACCATGATCTTGCCCGTTAACTCAACCGCCGGAGACTCACCCAACTTGTCACTTGGCACCGACGAGTCACTCATCGCGACAAAGTCACTGTGAAGTTGCTGAAAGAGAACACGGAAAGTAGAGGTTTAAATTTAGCAGCTAGTTGCAGAGTCGATGGGAATGAGGGAAGGTTAGTTTGtttataacttttaatttatatatatatgcagagAGTGCAAAGAGAAGAGGAAGTTGGGTTTGGTTTTTGAATGAGAAGGTTTAGAAGGTTGAAAATGAAGTTTAAGGAAGAAGCGTACACGAGAGCGATCAACGCAAGTTGGAGGAAGAAGAAACAACCCTCCACAATGGACTTTGGACTTTGGACTTTTAAAACTAACGAATGACGGCATTCAAagcttaattaataaaaaagtaaacaTCCAACATAAACCTTGAAAGAATTTATACAAGACTTGGTATTTTGGTTTAAGTTAAAAACTTAAGAGCCAACTATCTTAATTATAGACCAATATTTTTAGTTAACAATTCAACATTTTTAATTGAatagtttaataatatatttttaattaatatttttaaatattattaactaattatttattaaaaacagTAAATTATGTTCATCTTATAATTTTGTTGGtttgttattttaaaagaaattaatttgttttataataataattttaaattaatttattttataataatatttttaaaagaatgtctttaataaaatttattaaaaaattattaatctaaaatacatattaaaaattggTTGAAAACTACAAAAGTCTAATGTATttgacaaatataatttttaaaaactttaaagtaataaaaataaagtgaaaaTTTATATGTATCTTTATATAAagttatttattgaaaattattagataatttaatatgtttgactaaattattatctaacatcTCTCAATTATTAAGTTATCCGTAAATATTCACttaaaaataaagatcaaattatataattttaaattagggATTAATTTGAATGGTTGTTCTAATAGTAAATAGTGCTAAACTGCTAGTTGTTATAATCCTTAATTACTTATGCTATGTGATGCTGACCAAAATACCATATTAGAAGACGCCTTTAAAAGTTGAAAGTGAAGCCACCACTCATGTCCCTTTTCCTGCCATCCATGCCTCCAGGAACTTTCATCTACTTCTATCCAATTGCCGTGCTTTGTCTTGTGTCGTGTTGACCGTGAAtgtgaaattatatattatatgactCGCATATTTCTTTCTTCTAACGATTTTGCCCTAAAACGCTCCAATTCAGATCATTCAACGTATCAACCACGTAGAAAACGAAATACAGACTAAAATATCATCTCTGTTTCTTTCCAGAAAAGAAGAACCATATCTTGGCACTGCAAGTGTAACTGTAACACAACACTAAATTCGATTATATGCACGCCAAGTTGGATTAGGCTCATGATTAATTAAGAGTTATTAGAGAATTATTTACTGTACTGGATATATAAATAGGTCTTCTACATTGTCGATTAAATCTAAAATAATccatttgttaatttaaaataatttcccTCTCATGCCAAAtgctattataataaaataaattaatccaAATCCATGCTCCTGCCACAAAAAGGTTGTTAGCCTGACAGTGAAGTGAGGCGCAAATGGCAAAGGGTTAAAACATTAGAAAAAATTGTGggataataatttttagtattttttattaatatttgattaatataaatattaaattaattttaaaaaatatgaatatcaattatattaatttatatgtataaaattacagtaaatatatgtgtaaattatatatttttatatataaaatatttataaatataagtacaaattattattaacgataaaaaataatatttattaattatataattttatttttatatgaatattaatttaggGTGTTTATGGGTCAGATAAAATTGGGTTTATCCTGATCCAAATCTGATCCTAAATATATATCAGGTCTATATTTTAGATTTTAATCCGGTTCTAAATTTGataaaacttaaatatttttgAACCATAATTATATCGGGTTCAAACCGCATCTTTAAagctttaacaataatttataaaaaaacatatttataatacatttatttataaagaagaaatTTGTTATCAAAAAGTTGATATCCATATTTAAACTTGAATTtgttcataaattttaatttgatatttctttaatttattttataattcaacgagtgtgattaaaaataaaacaataaacttataattaatataacataatattgaaattaacttaaaaaatatatatcttttttaattttcttaaagtaCACATAGACCAAGTGAAGTCACGTTCACCTTGATCCGAATTCGATCTAAAATAATGACTAGATctatttttaagagaaaaaagtctagggaccagcaattttattaaattttcactAGTATGTAAccaacaaaagaaaagtgagtaatccTATACCATTgaataaaatctcacaccattaaaaatatcattaataattatttgatgattacaaatcacaaaaattattatttcctaacacttctctttttaagaattaaaacctttatttaattttaaatttaataaaatcataccaAATTAACTCCTAAAATATTTCAGAACGGATCAAATCTTTAAACTTGTCCGGGCCACATGCACCTCTATATTAATCTACCAGAACTTTCATATGAAAAAGCACCGAAAAAGCAGTAGTTTTTAATTtgtttgggattttttttttcaagctaaAAGGAAAAGGCGCCGAAAGAGAATCGTTTCACAATGAGCCATCATTTTCCCCACTACAGGTCAAAGCCTAAAACGTTAACCACAAACTTACTTGCCTAATTACCTTCATTCGGCTCCCCTATTCTCTCCCTTCCCCAACCAAAAGCTTGGAGTACATTTTGTGTCTCatctttgaaaattttcaaccaaacccaaaaaaaactaaaaattttcagCTTCATTTTATAATTAAGTGATACCAAGGCGGGACGTGGGTTAcaaggagagaaagaaagaaagtagtggcggagctttaaaaaaaaaagaaaaaaactaatacaaaaaatataataataaaattaaattaaaatttggttaaaaatatttgttaatctTTTCATTTAATGAATGAGCTAGTGATACTCTAAAATAATCTCTAAGAAATTTTTAGTTGGTTACTTAGTTcttaacaaattttatttattaaatcagTCTTTAAACTTTTGTTTCATTATACAAATCagttcttaaattaaattattcgtCTATATGAAAGAATTAatataaagatattaaaaaattttagaaataattatatctttattaaataataacataaattaatttattttttactaaaatttaatGTGAGAATTGATGATAtgtctaacaaaataaaaatttatagattGATTTGCTAACTAAAATTTGTTATGAATTAAATTATCCAACTAAAAATTCTTTAAGACGATATTATTCTTTAATATATACGTT
This window contains:
- the LOC112758666 gene encoding RING-H2 finger protein ATL3 — protein: MSDSSVPSDKLGESPAVELTGKIMVVAVIVLFMVVVFVLFLHLYAKWFWWSIGESNIPQPRRRRRRFVFAPGQDPASSGAVRRGLEPSVLRSLPVLVFQPQDFKEGMECAVCLSEVEEGEKARLLPKCNHGFHVDCIDMWFQSHSTCPLCRNPVTSATESSSDAAFPTNVFVWGNQAQVSSSNGASLEETTTSSSSSSSASSSDRVHHHGGGSLVIDIPSEITSSSASRFAEEDEMKSPITGRLKSLKRLLSRDRRMNPSSPRSIDLEHATGSGQSSS